The Setaria viridis chromosome 6, Setaria_viridis_v4.0, whole genome shotgun sequence genome contains a region encoding:
- the LOC117862104 gene encoding BTB/POZ and MATH domain-containing protein 3 — protein sequence MMAPSQRPAKKMVSRCNPETERGTLVFDIAGYSLLKGLGDGKFIRSASFAVGGHDWCIRYYPNGDWSEDCKGYVSIYLELMSKTTGTGVMACFDLRLLNQATGDSKVLKNQVITRMFEGVHLVWGTKIFMKTCELETSPYLKDDRIVIECDIAVVVGTLVHASETVCEIYVPPSDLMDDLRKLLEAEKRTDITFKVEEEVFQAHKFVLAMRSPVFEAELYGPMADKRRQIMIEDMQPAVFKALLHFIYTDSLPAMDDLNENEKEEMVKHLLVAADKYAMERMKLMCESIICKRLHVDSVATTLALADQHNCNKLKDACIGFISSKKKDDVMASKGYEHLKRVCPAIFMDIWENAPKSQKI from the coding sequence ATGATGGCGCCATCCCAGAGGCCGGCTAAGAAGATGGTGTCGAGATGCAATCCGGAGACTGAGCGGGGCACACTCGTGTTCGACATCGCCGGCTACAGCCTGCTTAAGGGCTTGGGTGACGGCAAGTTTATCCGCTCCGCCTCGTTCGCCGTCGGCGGCCACGACTGGTGCATCCGGTACTACCCTAACGGAGATTGGAGTGAAGATTGCAAAGGGTACGTCTCCATCTACCTCGAACTGATGAGCAAAACCACGGGGACTGGGGTAATGGCGTGCTTCGACTTGAGGTTGCTCAACCAAGCCACTGGAGATTCCAAGGTTTTAAAAAATCAGGTGATAACAAGGATGTTCGAGGGTGTACACTTGGTCTGGGGAACTAAAATTTTTATGAAGACCTGCGAGCTGGAGACGTCACCGTATCTGAAGGATGACCGCATTGTAATCGAGTGCGACATTGCTGTTGTCGTGGGGACGCTAGTGCATGCATCGGAGACAGTGTGTGAAATCTATGTTCCACCCTCAGACTTAATGGATGATCTTAGGAAATTGCTGGAGGCGGAGAAGAGGACGGACATCACATTCAAGGTCGAAGAAGAGGTTTTTCAAGCCCACAAGTTTGTTCTCGCAATGCGATCACCTGTCTTCGAGGCAGAGCTTTACGGACCAATGGCAGATAAGCGAAGGCAGATAATGATTGAGGATATGCAGCCTGCTGTTTTTAAAGCACTGCTTCACTTCATCTACACAGATTCATTGCCAGCAATGGATGATCTTAATGAGAATGAGAAGGAAGAAATGGTCAAGCATTTACTTGTTGCTGCAGACAAGTATGCCATGGAAAGAATGAAGTTGATGTGCGAGAGCATCATTTGCAAGCGACTTCATGTTGACAGTGTGGCTACCACTTTAGCTCTAGCTGACCAGCATAATTGCAACAAGCTCAAAGATGCTTGCATTGGATTTATCAGTTCTAAGAAGAAAGATGATGTGATGGCAAGCAAAGGTTATGAGCACCTCAAGAGAGTATGCCCTGCTATCTTTATGGATATATGGGAGAACGCACCGAAGTCTCAGAAAATCTAA
- the LOC117860709 gene encoding BTB/POZ and MATH domain-containing protein 1 encodes MMFPVRAALISALPAFLSRRTANFSALQRRLPPLLGPAGRAALSTLPSSSPAPTATAAAAADSSSQKPAVAPPQAQITTTASSVTPETVRGRHVFKVSGYSLLKGLGVGKFVRSSTFAVGGYDWCVRYCPESDGCSDSGCIAVFLALMTKDVEVRALFDFRLVNPATGGLSRSIRMERPAMFNDAAGSLGYQMFQKRTVLEASEYLRGDCLVIQCDVTVIVGTPVPQSEAIQAVVPSDSDIQALPCEDGQMADYVMITVKGEEFRVHRSVLAVRSPVFIELELDVDHDRTRIDHMEPDVFKALLHFVYTDSLPAMDDLEGDQNRRRVVKGLLEAADKYCLDRLKLMCASILCKELSVDNVAATLDLAIWHHCRQLKDNCIGFITSSGRMDDVVATEGYKRLKVACPNVVEEIRKKAAEPSKNR; translated from the exons ATGATGTTTCCGGTCCGTGCGGCCCTCATCTCCGCCCTCCCCGCCTTCTTGAGCAGGAGAACTGCCAATTTCTCAGCTCTCCAGCGCCGGCTGCCGCCTCTCCTTGGCCCCGCGGGCCGCGCCGCCCTCTCCACTCtaccgtcgtcgtcgcccgctcccaccgccaccgccgcagctgCCGCCGATTCCTCCTCGCAGAAGCCGGCCGTGGCGCCACCTCAGGCGCAGATAACGACGACGGCGTCGAGTGTCACCCCGGAGACGGTGCGGGGGAGGCACGTGTTCAAGGTCTCCGGCTACAGCCTCCTCAAGGGCCTCGGCGTCGGCAAGTTCGTCCGGTCCTCTACCTTCGCCGTCGGCGGCTACGACTGGTGCGTCCGGTACTGCCCCGAAAGCGACGGCTGCAGTGATAGTGGCTGCATCGCCGTCTTCCTCGCGCTCATGACGAAGGATGTTGAGGTCAGGGCGCTCTTCGACTTCAGGCTCGTGAACCCGGCAACCGGCGGCCTGTCGAGGTCGATCAGAATGGAGAGGCCGGCCATGTTCAACGATGCAGCTGGGTCCTTGGGCTATCAAATGTTCCAGAAGAGGACCGTTCTGGAAGCGTCGGAGTATCTGCGGGGTGACTGCCTCGTGATCCAGTGCGATGTCACTGTTATCGTGGGGACACCTGTGCCGCAATCCGAGGCAATTCAAGCAGTAGTGCCATCTGATTCCGATATCCAAGCACTGCCCT GTGAAGATGGGCAGATGGCTGACTACGTGATGATCACGGTGAAGGGGGAGGAATTCCGTGTCCACAGGTCTGTCCTTGCAGTGCGGTCGCCTGTCTTTATCGAGCTGGAGCTCGACGTGGATCATGACCGGACAAGAATTGATCATATGGAGCCTGATGTTTTCAAGGCCTTACTTCACTTCGTCTACACAGATTCCTTGCCTGCCATGGATGATCTTGAGGGCGACCAGAATAGAAGAAGGGTCGTCAAGGGCTTACTTGAGGCTGCGGACAAATATTGTCTGGATAGGCTGAAATTGATGTGTGCGAGCATCCTTTGCAAGGAACTATCCGTTGACAATGTGGCAGCCACTTTAGATCTAGCTATCTGGCATCACTGCAGGCAGCTCAAGGACAATTGCATTGGGTTTATCACCTCTTCAGGTAGAATGGATGATGTTGTGGCCACCGAAGGGTATAAGCGCCTCAAAGTAGCATGTCCCAATGTCGTCGAGGAAATAAGGAAGAAAGCAGCAGAGCCTTCCAAGAATCGGTAG